In a single window of the Thermodesulfovibrionales bacterium genome:
- a CDS encoding site-specific integrase, whose product MGLFRKNKIWYFAIMRDGRRIQKSTGTSNKMLAKRIYEQTLAEVVKGKWFRYEQARRISFKSLVEKYTNRYQRKRDPVTIKPLLAFFGDKTLADIAISDVENYVLERMKSPKKLSHATIYQEYSLGRRIFNVARKTWQMVESNPFGDFDYKELLDTDNPRKRSLSLDEEIQLLHNAHSNDIGDFIVASVHSGCRRGEVLSWDWHETVDLSNRVLTVRVSKRIRKKVVYKHIPMTEILYKILLRRSKIVHISGKVFPMDIHDVRYAFDETVKRAGIKNTRLHDLRRTFSTRLDECQVPLHIIKVLMGHSMNNDVTETHYINRVAESLRPYILLLDKYYEKHGISLDDVLKRAG is encoded by the coding sequence ATGGGTCTCTTCCGTAAAAACAAAATCTGGTACTTTGCAATCATGCGGGACGGTCGTAGGATTCAAAAATCCACTGGTACCAGCAATAAGATGCTCGCCAAAAGAATCTATGAGCAGACCCTCGCTGAGGTTGTCAAAGGTAAGTGGTTTCGGTATGAACAGGCACGACGTATTAGCTTCAAATCACTTGTAGAAAAGTACACAAATAGGTATCAACGGAAAAGGGACCCTGTAACGATTAAGCCCCTTCTTGCCTTCTTCGGAGATAAGACCTTGGCCGACATCGCCATATCCGATGTGGAAAATTATGTTCTTGAGAGGATGAAGTCCCCAAAGAAACTATCACATGCAACGATCTACCAAGAGTATAGTCTTGGCAGAAGGATTTTCAATGTCGCCAGAAAAACATGGCAGATGGTTGAGTCAAACCCATTTGGAGACTTCGACTATAAGGAGCTGCTTGACACGGACAATCCCAGGAAGCGGTCACTTTCACTGGATGAGGAGATTCAACTGCTTCACAACGCCCATAGTAACGATATCGGTGATTTCATCGTAGCATCGGTTCACTCAGGGTGTCGCAGAGGAGAGGTTCTCAGTTGGGACTGGCATGAGACAGTAGACCTATCCAACAGGGTTTTGACTGTTAGGGTGTCGAAGCGCATTAGGAAGAAGGTCGTTTATAAGCACATCCCGATGACCGAAATTCTGTATAAGATTCTTCTCAGAAGGTCAAAAATAGTGCATATCTCCGGGAAGGTATTCCCTATGGATATTCATGACGTGAGGTATGCCTTTGATGAAACTGTCAAACGGGCGGGGATTAAGAACACTCGGTTGCATGACCTACGCAGGACGTTTTCCACTCGACTTGACGAGTGTCAAGTACCCCTGCATATCATCAAGGTACTGATGGGACATTCGATGAATAATGATGTGACCGAGACACATTATATCAACCGGGTGGCAGAGAGCCTGAGACCTTATATCCTGCTGTTAGACAAATACTATGAAAAGCACGGGATTAGTCTTGATGACGTGTTGAAACGTGCGGGGTAG
- a CDS encoding TlpA disulfide reductase family protein, with product MKKFEPSIQSTCRKGFAPAVGTMRIFLAVLAFLVLTAETPSPWGIEELIGRQAPDFALTDLKGDKISLSSFRGKVVLINFWATWCPPCRDEMPSLNRLFKGLRNEGLAVLAVSTDKRLSDVKGYVSGHPVDFHVLIDAELKTSRRYKVFSMPTTFLLDRKGVIIKRYLGEEAWDSPEIIKEIRKALSPQK from the coding sequence ATGAAAAAGTTCGAACCCTCCATTCAATCAACCTGTAGGAAGGGGTTTGCTCCCGCTGTCGGAACCATGAGAATATTCCTGGCGGTATTAGCCTTCCTTGTGCTTACTGCCGAGACGCCTTCTCCGTGGGGAATAGAAGAACTCATAGGTAGACAGGCTCCCGACTTTGCCCTGACAGATTTGAAGGGAGACAAGATATCCCTTTCTTCTTTTCGAGGGAAAGTGGTGTTGATAAACTTCTGGGCAACCTGGTGCCCTCCCTGTCGGGATGAGATGCCGTCACTCAACAGGCTGTTTAAGGGTTTGCGAAATGAGGGGCTTGCTGTTCTTGCCGTTTCGACGGACAAGAGATTGAGCGACGTGAAAGGGTATGTAAGCGGACATCCGGTCGATTTTCATGTCCTGATAGACGCGGAGCTAAAGACCTCCAGACGATATAAGGTTTTTTCAATGCCGACGACCTTTCTCCTTGACAGGAAGGGGGTTATTATCAAGAGGTATCTCGGTGAAGAAGCCTGGGATTCCCCTGAGATTATAAAAGAGATCAGAAAGGCCCTCTCACCTCAAAAATGA
- a CDS encoding oligopeptide/dipeptide ABC transporter ATP-binding protein, translating to MGIIDVVDLSKYFAVKKGAFSKQASVKAVDGMTFAVKEGSVFSLVGESGCGKSTVARLVLRLIPPTSGAAFFDKRNIFELKGDSLREFRKSAQIIFQDPFASLNPRMTVYDTLSEPLRIHNVVRKSGLRDRVVSLLESVGLQADVLGRYPHEFSGGQRQRICIARALSVSPRMIVADEPLSSLDVSIQAQILNILQELKKRSRISFLFISHDLRVVQYFSDEIAVMYLGKIVEHAKAEELFGNPLHPYTDVLLSSAPKIRPDEGRARTILKGEVPSPIDIPSGCPFHPRCPKRFEPCDVIIPRLEAPAGKEFSGRLVSCHLWNSY from the coding sequence GTGGGAATCATCGATGTAGTCGATCTCTCAAAATACTTTGCCGTCAAGAAAGGGGCCTTCTCGAAGCAAGCCTCGGTAAAGGCTGTAGATGGAATGACCTTTGCCGTCAAAGAGGGGTCTGTCTTCTCCCTTGTTGGCGAGAGCGGATGCGGAAAATCGACGGTTGCACGTCTTGTCCTGAGACTGATCCCTCCCACGTCGGGTGCCGCCTTCTTCGACAAGAGGAACATTTTCGAACTCAAGGGGGATTCCCTTCGCGAGTTCAGGAAGTCGGCTCAGATAATATTCCAGGACCCCTTTGCGTCGCTGAACCCGAGGATGACGGTCTACGATACCCTGTCAGAACCGCTCAGAATTCATAACGTTGTCAGGAAATCCGGTCTCAGGGACCGGGTCGTGAGCCTCCTGGAAAGCGTCGGGCTCCAGGCCGACGTCCTCGGCCGTTATCCTCACGAGTTCAGCGGGGGCCAGAGGCAAAGGATATGCATAGCAAGGGCCCTCTCAGTTTCACCGCGAATGATCGTGGCCGATGAGCCCCTGTCTTCACTCGATGTCTCCATTCAGGCACAGATACTGAACATACTCCAGGAACTCAAGAAGCGGTCAAGGATCTCTTTCCTCTTCATCAGCCATGACCTGAGGGTGGTCCAGTACTTCAGCGACGAAATAGCGGTGATGTATCTCGGGAAAATTGTGGAACATGCGAAGGCCGAGGAACTCTTCGGCAATCCTCTCCATCCCTATACCGATGTCCTCCTCTCTTCTGCACCAAAGATAAGACCGGACGAGGGACGGGCAAGGACTATTCTGAAAGGCGAAGTACCGAGTCCCATCGACATCCCTTCGGGATGTCCCTTTCACCCGAGGTGCCCCAAACGGTTTGAACCCTGCGATGTCATAATCCCTCGTCTCGAAGCGCCGGCTGGCAAGGAATTCTCAGGAAGGCTCGTCTCCTGCCATCTCTGGAATTCTTATTAA
- a CDS encoding ABC transporter ATP-binding protein has product MSLLEVRDLSISFHGSPAPLDVVKKLSFIIQKAEIFGLVGESGCGKSLTALAIMGLLPENSFASGAIEFSGRDLLKLDRESMRSLRGKDMSMIFQEPMTSLNPVLTIGYQIAEVITTHQGLSKKEALDRAVELLRAVKIPSPEVRVREYPHQMSGGMRQRVMIAMAISCSPSLLIADEPTTALDVTIQAQILDLMRSLREERKMAVLLITHDIGVVAENAERAAVMYAGRIVELSRVSRVLESPKHPYTMGLLDSLPKQRGVPLKPIRGFVPRPDQLPLGCTFSNRCPFMVPECQKEEPVLREIVQGHFARCIRSEEITWESSM; this is encoded by the coding sequence GTGTCCCTGCTCGAAGTGAGGGATCTATCCATTTCCTTTCATGGTTCCCCAGCCCCGCTCGATGTCGTAAAAAAACTCAGTTTCATAATACAGAAGGCCGAGATTTTCGGTCTTGTCGGTGAAAGCGGTTGTGGGAAGAGTCTTACGGCACTTGCCATCATGGGGTTATTGCCAGAAAACTCGTTCGCCTCGGGCGCCATCGAGTTCAGTGGCAGAGACCTCCTGAAGCTCGATAGAGAGAGCATGCGCAGCCTCAGAGGCAAAGATATGTCGATGATATTCCAGGAACCCATGACGTCACTCAACCCCGTGCTCACCATCGGCTACCAGATCGCTGAGGTCATAACAACACATCAAGGGCTCTCAAAAAAAGAAGCACTGGACAGGGCTGTGGAACTCCTGAGGGCAGTGAAGATCCCCTCCCCCGAGGTTCGTGTGAGGGAATATCCCCATCAGATGTCAGGAGGTATGAGGCAGAGAGTCATGATAGCGATGGCGATCTCATGCAGCCCCTCCCTTCTCATTGCCGACGAACCAACAACGGCCCTGGACGTGACGATACAGGCCCAGATACTCGATCTCATGAGGAGCCTCCGGGAGGAGCGGAAGATGGCTGTCCTGCTGATAACTCATGATATCGGTGTCGTTGCTGAAAACGCGGAAAGGGCGGCTGTCATGTATGCAGGGAGGATTGTGGAACTCTCACGGGTTTCCCGGGTGCTCGAGAGTCCGAAGCACCCTTACACTATGGGACTTCTCGATTCTCTTCCGAAACAGAGGGGGGTTCCCTTGAAACCGATCAGGGGCTTTGTTCCAAGGCCAGATCAACTCCCTCTGGGTTGTACGTTTTCGAACAGGTGTCCCTTCATGGTTCCCGAGTGTCAGAAGGAAGAGCCCGTCTTAAGGGAGATTGTTCAGGGACATTTCGCCCGGTGTATCAGGTCAGAGGAGATCACGTGGGAATCATCGATGTAG
- a CDS encoding tetratricopeptide repeat protein encodes MKNELYDSHQLGKELFEAGRYAEAESVLKDVIEQGPGYADVWNMLGVIAHLNGRVHEASSFFVRAVQLNPKYTEASLNLVIAYNDMGEFKKAQEVFFLAAKIAHTSPSALDPFAAGKLANEHYKIGNIYLDFGMLDEAIEEYRKALKLHGGAADICTKLGMALRSKGDYEEAVVQFTRAKESNPDYGQAWVQLGITYYMKGMIGLAFEEWERAAARNPNLKEATTYLKLFRQEEQ; translated from the coding sequence ATGAAGAACGAGCTCTATGACTCCCATCAACTGGGCAAGGAACTTTTTGAGGCAGGTAGATACGCCGAGGCTGAATCTGTTCTGAAAGATGTTATAGAACAGGGCCCTGGCTACGCGGATGTCTGGAATATGCTGGGAGTGATCGCACATCTGAACGGCAGGGTTCACGAAGCCTCGAGCTTCTTCGTCCGTGCCGTTCAGCTGAATCCCAAGTATACTGAGGCATCCCTTAACCTTGTCATCGCATACAATGATATGGGCGAGTTCAAGAAAGCCCAGGAGGTCTTTTTTCTCGCAGCCAAGATAGCCCACACCTCACCCTCTGCCCTTGACCCTTTTGCTGCCGGCAAACTTGCCAACGAGCATTACAAGATCGGGAATATTTATCTCGATTTTGGTATGCTTGATGAAGCCATTGAGGAGTATCGCAAGGCGCTCAAGCTTCACGGGGGTGCTGCAGACATCTGCACGAAACTCGGGATGGCCCTCAGAAGCAAGGGGGACTATGAAGAGGCAGTGGTCCAGTTTACAAGGGCGAAGGAGAGCAATCCCGACTATGGCCAGGCTTGGGTCCAACTCGGCATTACTTATTATATGAAAGGGATGATCGGACTTGCCTTTGAGGAGTGGGAGCGCGCTGCTGCCCGTAATCCGAACCTGAAAGAGGCAACGACGTACCTCAAGCTTTTCAGACAAGAGGAACAGTAG
- a CDS encoding DUF167 domain-containing protein codes for MRLPFKKTKDGIVMNVRVQPRSSRKGIGGVVGETIKVNLTAPPVDGAANEQLIEVLSEELGIARSSIRVVRGLTSRQKVVVIKGLDGI; via the coding sequence ATGAGACTACCCTTTAAGAAGACAAAAGACGGGATTGTAATGAATGTCAGGGTCCAGCCGCGATCATCAAGAAAGGGAATCGGAGGGGTAGTCGGCGAAACGATTAAGGTTAACCTCACCGCACCTCCCGTTGACGGAGCTGCAAATGAGCAACTTATCGAAGTCCTTTCTGAAGAGCTTGGAATTGCCAGGAGCTCTATACGTGTCGTCAGGGGTTTAACCTCACGCCAAAAGGTTGTCGTTATCAAGGGTCTCGACGGGATATGA
- a CDS encoding HAMP domain-containing sensor histidine kinase, whose protein sequence is MRNKLFLAFLLVILTALISNLIFVQLIMNDFDEYMKGTREDHLYWVMASVEGSYHDGTWDMNLLSETIHWGMMLGFDIRVEDRDGTKLADSHSVMGSLPPAMKRRMESIIHVHGAEGDYERYPLYIEDRELGTLLVRPLTKSGTGVVKETIFKRRGWNFLIMSFVIAGAGAVAMAVFFSLYLSRPIKKLKAAADRVARGDFSVRVEQMPPSRLRLGRFLGDEIAALSERFDYMAEALEKEEGLRKRLTSNIAHELRTPLAIMKAQVEAMIDGVIEDRSEGLETVRIELEKLTRLVEGIEDLTKAEASFFAPGEHRRVNLKEFLREIESSIEPVFHEKGLQFTMLGNADIDVVTDFDKLERILKNIISNSLKYTEEGGVSLDYGKVDGEFFVEVRDTGIGIPEEELPNIFKRFYRGRERPDKGIGIGLSIVKELVDVMGGRIEVRSEVKEGTAFRIWLPDERKCRG, encoded by the coding sequence ATGAGGAATAAGCTTTTTCTCGCCTTTCTCCTCGTAATCCTCACTGCCCTCATATCGAACCTTATCTTTGTGCAGCTTATCATGAACGATTTTGATGAGTATATGAAGGGCACGAGGGAGGACCATCTGTACTGGGTCATGGCTTCCGTGGAAGGCAGCTATCACGACGGAACGTGGGATATGAACCTCTTGTCTGAGACGATCCACTGGGGCATGATGCTCGGCTTTGATATAAGAGTCGAAGACAGGGACGGGACGAAGCTTGCCGACTCCCATAGTGTCATGGGGTCCCTCCCCCCCGCTATGAAACGGAGGATGGAGTCCATTATTCATGTCCACGGGGCAGAAGGCGACTACGAGCGGTACCCCCTCTATATCGAGGATAGGGAACTCGGCACGCTCCTGGTCAGACCCCTGACCAAGAGCGGGACGGGTGTCGTCAAAGAGACCATATTCAAGAGAAGGGGCTGGAACTTTCTCATCATGTCTTTCGTTATCGCGGGCGCCGGCGCAGTAGCCATGGCCGTTTTCTTCAGCCTCTATCTCTCTCGTCCAATCAAGAAGCTGAAGGCAGCGGCAGACAGGGTGGCAAGGGGTGACTTTAGCGTAAGAGTGGAGCAGATGCCGCCATCAAGGCTCAGGCTGGGCAGATTCCTGGGTGATGAGATTGCAGCGCTGTCCGAAAGATTCGACTATATGGCTGAGGCCCTCGAGAAGGAGGAGGGGCTGAGAAAGCGCCTCACATCGAACATTGCTCACGAGCTGAGGACCCCTCTCGCGATCATGAAGGCACAGGTAGAGGCCATGATCGACGGAGTCATCGAGGACAGATCAGAGGGCCTCGAAACCGTAAGAATCGAACTAGAGAAACTGACAAGACTCGTTGAGGGAATCGAAGACCTGACAAAGGCAGAGGCGAGTTTCTTTGCTCCCGGTGAGCACAGAAGGGTGAACCTGAAGGAATTTCTCAGGGAAATAGAGAGCTCTATCGAACCGGTCTTCCATGAGAAAGGGCTTCAATTCACGATGCTCGGCAACGCCGATATTGACGTTGTGACCGACTTTGATAAACTCGAAAGGATACTCAAGAACATCATCTCGAATTCCCTCAAATATACCGAGGAAGGAGGGGTCTCCCTCGACTACGGCAAGGTTGACGGAGAATTTTTTGTTGAAGTGAGAGACACCGGAATCGGTATCCCGGAAGAAGAGCTTCCGAATATATTCAAGAGGTTTTACAGGGGCAGGGAGAGACCGGATAAAGGGATCGGCATAGGGCTTTCGATTGTGAAGGAGCTTGTCGATGTCATGGGGGGGAGAATCGAGGTCAGAAGCGAGGTCAAAGAAGGAACGGCATTCAGGATATGGCTGCCCGATGAGAGAAAGTGCCGGGGGTGA
- a CDS encoding response regulator transcription factor produces the protein MDTGKPGTILVVEDEKKISDIVVMYLEREGFSAVVADTGEKAMGLLKISPDLIILDLMLPDISGEDLCKAVRESSDVPIIMLTAKSGEEDRIRGLGIGADDYVVKPFSPRELVARVKAHTRRTRKLARKVLSFNNGLLVMDTETLEAKKKGEPLSLTHTEFKILVILAERPGRVLSRLQLINMVQGYDFEGYDRTVDAHVKNLRHKIEDDQRNPQFIKTVYGVGYKFTGVPDEE, from the coding sequence ATGGACACTGGGAAGCCAGGAACAATATTGGTCGTTGAAGACGAGAAGAAGATCTCGGACATCGTTGTAATGTATCTTGAACGGGAAGGTTTCAGCGCCGTGGTGGCTGATACCGGGGAAAAGGCCATGGGCCTCCTGAAGATCAGTCCCGATCTCATCATCCTCGACCTTATGCTCCCTGATATCTCGGGCGAAGACCTCTGTAAGGCTGTGCGGGAGTCTTCGGACGTTCCGATCATCATGCTTACGGCAAAGAGCGGAGAAGAGGACAGGATACGGGGGCTCGGCATAGGGGCAGATGATTATGTTGTGAAGCCCTTCAGTCCCAGGGAGCTCGTGGCACGGGTAAAGGCCCACACGAGGAGGACAAGAAAATTGGCAAGGAAGGTCCTGAGTTTCAATAACGGACTTCTCGTCATGGACACGGAAACTCTTGAGGCGAAGAAAAAGGGGGAGCCGTTGTCCCTGACGCATACGGAATTCAAGATCTTGGTGATCCTTGCTGAAAGGCCTGGCAGGGTGCTGTCGAGGCTCCAACTTATCAATATGGTCCAGGGCTATGACTTTGAGGGCTATGACAGGACCGTTGATGCCCATGTTAAGAACTTGCGACACAAGATCGAAGACGACCAAAGAAACCCCCAGTTCATCAAGACCGTTTACGGAGTCGGCTATAAGTTTACCGGCGTGCCCGATGAGGAATAA
- a CDS encoding phosphatase PAP2 family protein, with translation MRIVFRFRPAESLTVIFLCFLMAVAVVFHGKIRHAPAIIALYALPCLVQIMLMKNEDVLWKTRFGDFARTVIFPIVCVLIVFDSLEALVHAINPRDIDPMLIRLDYLIFKSYPTVALESIYSPLLTDIFQIAYSTYYFLPISLCLILKFEKREHDFNRAVFLILLCFYLSYIGYMLFPALGPRYTMVHLQSLELKGIVAAEPVQAMLNSLEGIKRDAFPSGHTGVALVVSALGYRFHRMFFFVALPVMAMLIFSTVYCRYHYVVDVIGGVLLAAITWLLGEGYYGHWEARNNIGR, from the coding sequence ATGAGGATCGTCTTCCGTTTCAGGCCTGCCGAATCGCTGACAGTAATCTTTCTTTGCTTCCTCATGGCCGTTGCCGTGGTCTTTCACGGGAAGATCCGCCACGCACCTGCCATCATCGCGCTCTATGCTCTCCCCTGCCTTGTTCAGATCATGCTCATGAAGAATGAGGACGTCCTGTGGAAAACGAGGTTTGGGGACTTTGCGCGGACCGTCATCTTCCCCATCGTCTGTGTACTCATCGTTTTCGACAGTCTGGAAGCCCTTGTTCATGCAATCAATCCACGGGATATCGACCCGATGCTCATAAGGCTTGATTACCTTATCTTTAAGAGCTACCCGACAGTCGCTCTGGAATCCATCTATAGCCCTCTCCTGACTGATATCTTCCAGATCGCCTATTCGACCTATTACTTCCTCCCCATCTCTCTCTGTCTCATATTAAAGTTCGAGAAGAGGGAGCATGATTTTAACAGGGCGGTCTTCCTGATCCTCCTCTGCTTTTATCTTTCCTATATCGGATATATGCTCTTCCCTGCTCTCGGCCCGCGGTACACCATGGTTCACCTTCAGTCCCTCGAACTGAAGGGCATCGTTGCCGCGGAACCTGTCCAGGCCATGCTTAACAGCCTCGAGGGGATTAAGAGGGATGCCTTTCCGAGCGGACACACAGGCGTGGCCCTCGTTGTCTCGGCCCTCGGATACCGGTTCCACAGGATGTTCTTCTTCGTAGCGCTGCCCGTCATGGCGATGCTCATCTTTTCGACGGTATACTGCAGGTATCATTATGTCGTGGACGTCATAGGAGGAGTTCTCCTCGCTGCAATAACATGGCTCTTAGGAGAGGGGTATTATGGACACTGGGAAGCCAGGAACAATATTGGTCGTTGA
- a CDS encoding NYN domain-containing protein, giving the protein MFPSTEQKISSIIIDGYNLIGIYHRDLEGQRERLIGRLIHYNKNRRHSIVVVFDGWKSGRGAESSSMRSGVRIVYSRLGEKADLVIKRIISTERREWIVVSSDREIADHAWSRNCIPLPSDAFLPHIEAPGSRPYSYPDPSDGEKDEDDTPGHDRRKGNPLKLSRKEKAMRRALSRL; this is encoded by the coding sequence ATTTTTCCTAGCACGGAGCAGAAGATTTCTTCTATCATTATAGACGGTTACAATCTTATCGGCATCTATCATAGGGACCTCGAAGGCCAAAGGGAAAGGCTCATCGGCCGCCTTATACACTACAACAAGAACCGGAGGCACAGCATCGTTGTCGTCTTTGACGGCTGGAAGTCCGGCAGAGGCGCCGAGAGCTCTTCCATGAGGAGCGGAGTGAGGATCGTATATTCACGGCTCGGGGAGAAGGCTGACCTTGTCATAAAGAGGATCATTTCGACGGAGAGGCGAGAATGGATTGTTGTCAGCTCTGATCGCGAGATTGCCGATCATGCATGGTCACGAAACTGCATCCCTCTGCCATCCGATGCCTTCCTCCCTCATATCGAAGCGCCGGGATCCCGGCCGTACTCTTACCCTGACCCTTCAGATGGTGAAAAGGACGAGGATGATACCCCGGGGCATGACCGACGGAAAGGCAATCCCCTGAAGTTGTCGAGGAAAGAAAAGGCCATGAGGAGGGCGCTGTCAAGACTCTGA
- the pyrE gene encoding orotate phosphoribosyltransferase yields MNRRERLIDYIKKHSLQKADTPTFRLSSGKMSSFYFNLKKTTYSPEGQCLVGSLVFDKIKELGLSPKAIGGLTMGADPIATATAYTSYLRQEPIEALVIRKEPKGHGTMSQIEGNVGPDDEVIIIDDVVTTGGSTIKAIEAARKAGLNIMAVIILLDRCESEGRQNIEKLGYPVHSILTINDFS; encoded by the coding sequence ATGAATAGGAGAGAGCGGCTCATCGATTACATAAAGAAACACTCGCTCCAGAAAGCCGATACCCCCACCTTCCGGCTCTCCTCTGGCAAGATGAGTAGCTTCTATTTCAATCTGAAGAAGACCACCTATTCCCCTGAAGGACAGTGCCTCGTAGGCTCCCTCGTCTTTGATAAGATCAAGGAGCTAGGGCTGAGTCCGAAGGCCATCGGTGGGCTCACGATGGGAGCCGACCCCATTGCGACAGCAACTGCCTATACCTCCTATCTGAGGCAGGAGCCTATCGAGGCCCTGGTCATCCGGAAGGAGCCGAAGGGCCACGGGACGATGAGCCAGATCGAGGGGAATGTCGGTCCCGATGATGAGGTCATCATCATAGATGACGTGGTCACAACAGGGGGCTCGACCATAAAGGCTATCGAAGCCGCGAGAAAGGCCGGGCTGAATATCATGGCGGTCATCATCCTCCTCGACCGATGTGAAAGTGAAGGCAGGCAGAACATAGAGAAGCTGGGCTATCCTGTTCACTCCATCCTGACCATAAACGATTTTTCCTAG
- a CDS encoding ParB/RepB/Spo0J family partition protein — MKTALGKGLESLLPEKTQEIINIDITRIIPGEQQPRKVFRDPALQDLAASIRERGVLQPVIVSRTGEGTFRLIAGERRWRASALAGLKKIPAMIKDVASADSLEIALIENIQREDLNPVETAEAFHRLMGEFKLTQEELSSKVGKDRATVANYLRLLKLPEEIKAFVNDGSLSMGHARAILSIEGRQNQIEAARRVIHRGLSVREAEALAQKIHGGTKKKTAHPKKKDAQIECLERKLLQHLGTKVRILHRGKKGRIEIEYASLDELDRLLDILMEEGR, encoded by the coding sequence ATGAAAACGGCTTTAGGTAAGGGCCTTGAGTCCCTCCTTCCTGAAAAGACTCAGGAGATCATCAATATCGATATCACCCGCATCATCCCCGGCGAGCAGCAGCCGAGGAAGGTCTTTCGGGACCCGGCATTGCAGGACCTGGCTGCTTCTATTAGGGAAAGGGGTGTCCTCCAGCCCGTGATCGTGTCCCGGACAGGCGAGGGGACATTCAGGCTTATTGCCGGAGAGAGACGGTGGAGGGCGTCGGCCCTTGCGGGACTCAAGAAGATCCCTGCGATGATCAAGGATGTCGCTTCGGCAGATTCTCTCGAAATAGCGCTCATCGAAAACATCCAGAGGGAGGACCTGAACCCTGTTGAGACGGCAGAGGCCTTTCACCGTCTCATGGGAGAGTTTAAGCTCACCCAGGAAGAGCTCTCCTCGAAGGTCGGAAAGGACAGGGCAACGGTCGCCAATTATCTCAGGCTGCTGAAGCTCCCCGAGGAGATAAAGGCCTTTGTCAACGACGGTTCCTTGAGCATGGGTCATGCCAGGGCGATCCTCTCGATCGAGGGGAGGCAGAACCAGATAGAGGCGGCGAGGAGGGTAATCCACAGGGGTCTGAGCGTTAGGGAGGCTGAAGCCCTGGCACAAAAGATCCATGGCGGGACAAAGAAGAAGACAGCCCATCCGAAGAAGAAGGACGCCCAGATAGAGTGCCTTGAGAGGAAACTCCTCCAGCACCTCGGCACAAAGGTCCGCATCCTTCACAGAGGCAAGAAGGGGAGGATAGAGATCGAATACGCTTCACTCGACGAGCTCGACAGGCTACTGGACATTCTGATGGAAGAGGGAAGGTGA
- a CDS encoding AAA family ATPase yields the protein MGTTVAIVNQKGGVGKTTTAINLAASLALAEKDILIIDTDPQGNSTSGLGIEREEGTRSLYDTYAGRCTTEEAIVPTAIQHLDILPSTVDLLGVDIELVGREGREWILSEIVARIKDRYQYVLVDCPPSLGLLSLNALVAADSVIVPVQCEYYALEGLSLLTRTLQRVRNSFNPSLEIKGILLTMFDTRNSLSHQVAAEVRRHFGDKVFKAVIPRNVSLGEAPSHGKPAILYDARSTGAQSYLSLAKEILHENGFR from the coding sequence ATGGGCACCACGGTAGCTATCGTAAACCAGAAGGGCGGGGTAGGGAAGACAACGACTGCCATTAATCTGGCCGCATCACTCGCATTAGCTGAAAAAGACATCCTCATCATCGATACCGATCCCCAGGGGAACTCCACAAGCGGTCTGGGCATCGAGCGCGAGGAGGGCACGAGGAGTCTTTACGACACCTATGCTGGCAGATGCACCACGGAAGAGGCTATTGTTCCGACGGCAATCCAGCATCTCGACATCTTGCCGTCGACAGTTGACCTTCTCGGTGTGGATATCGAGCTGGTGGGGAGGGAGGGACGGGAGTGGATTCTTTCGGAGATCGTTGCCCGGATAAAGGATAGATATCAGTATGTCCTGGTAGACTGCCCGCCGTCTCTTGGACTTCTCTCCTTGAATGCCCTCGTAGCGGCAGATTCCGTAATCGTACCGGTCCAATGCGAATATTACGCCCTTGAAGGACTCAGTCTCCTCACGAGGACGCTTCAGCGTGTCAGGAATTCCTTCAACCCATCCCTTGAAATCAAGGGTATCTTGCTCACGATGTTCGATACAAGGAACAGTCTATCCCATCAGGTTGCGGCAGAGGTCCGACGACATTTTGGCGACAAGGTCTTTAAGGCAGTGATACCCCGCAATGTCAGCCTGGGTGAGGCGCCGAGCCACGGCAAGCCGGCGATCCTCTACGATGCCCGCTCCACCGGAGCGCAGAGCTATCTTTCCCTGGCAAAGGAGATCCTTCATGAAAACGGCTTTAGGTAA